A DNA window from Hevea brasiliensis isolate MT/VB/25A 57/8 chromosome 2, ASM3005281v1, whole genome shotgun sequence contains the following coding sequences:
- the LOC110673219 gene encoding rhamnogalacturonan I rhamnosyltransferase 1, with protein sequence MEVRSDGVQVRCEKFGSGGHPVIARTRLQVWFIRVCSSILLWTGLVQLVAVGELWHPRFFTNITHKITQITPFPLGVQVHAQPPPPPLLPARNYISNGYLKVSCNGGLNQMRAAICDMVAVARLLNLTLVVPELDKTSFWADPSNFEDIFNVKHFIDSLRDEVRIVRRVPKRFHRKYGYKVFKMPPVSWSNEKYYLQQILPLFGKFKVLHFNKTDARLANNGISLNLQKLRCRVNFEALKFTPQIESLGYKLVRILQDRGPFVALHLRYEMDMLAFSGCTHGCTKDEADELKSLRYAYPWWREKEIVSEERRLQGLCPLTPEETALILQALGFDKETQIYIAAGEIYGSDRRLAALRAAFPRIVRKEMLLDPVELQQFQNHSSQMAALDFMVSIASNTFIPTYDGNMAKVVEGHRRYLGFKKTILLDRKRLVELLDLHQNGTLTWNEFAVAVQAAHEKRMGQPMRRRVIADKPKEEDYFYANPQECLCEGTNCDDLLGPSNSSTVQ encoded by the exons ATGGAGGTTAGATCTGACGGTGTACAAGTGAGGTGTGAGAAGTTTGGGTCAGGGGGTCATCCAGTGATCGCTAGAACGCGCCTGCAGGTTTGGTTTATAAGGGTTTGCTCGAGTATTTTGCTATGGACTGGTTTGGTTCAACTCGTGGCCGTTGGGGAGCTATGGCATCCGCGCTTTTTCACCAATATTACACATAAAATCACCCAGATCACGCCGTTTCCTCTTGGAGTTCAAGTTCATGCTCAACCACCTCCTCCGCCACTTCTTCCTGCAA GAAACTATATAAGTAATGGTTATCTGAAAGTGTCCTGCAATGGGGGCTTGAATCAAATGCGTGCTGCG ATCTGCGACATGGTGGCTGTTGCTCGGCTTTTGAATCTCACTTTGGTTGTTCCTGAACTTGACAAGACGTCTTTCTGGGCTGACCCTAG CAACTTTGAAGACATCTTTAATGTGAAACATTTCATCGATTCATTAAGAGATGAAGTTCGAATTGTAAGAAGGGTGCCAAAAAGATTTCATAGGAAATATGGATACAAAGTATTCAAGATGCCCCCAGTTAGTTGGTCAAATGAAAAATATTACCTACAACAG ATTTTACCACTATTTGGCAAGTTTAAGGTGTTGCACTTCAACAAAACTGATGCACGCTTGGCAAACAATGGGATCTCACTCAATCTTCAGAAACTCAGATGCCGTGTTAATTTTGAGGCACTGAAATTCACTCCGCAGATTGAAAGTTTGGGTTACAAATTGGTTCGCATTCTTCAGGATAGGGGGCCTTTTGTGGCCTTGCATCTTAGATATGAGATGGACATGTTGGCTTTCTCAGGTTGTACTCATGGTTGCACTAAGGATGAAGCTGATGAGCTCAAGTCGTTAAG gtatgcatacCCTTGGTGGAGGGAGAAAGAGATAGTGTCTGAAGAGAGGAGACTACAAGGTTTGTGTCCTTTGACACCTGAAGAGACGGCATTGATTTTGCAGGCATTGGGTTTTGACAAGGAAACACAGATATATATTGCAGCTGGTGAGATATATGGCAGTGATCGGAGACTTGCAGCACTAAGGGCTGCATTTCCACGGATT GTGAGAAAGGAAATGCTGTTAGATCCAGTGGAGCTGCAACAATTCCAGAATCATTCTTCTCAGATGGCTGCTCTGGATTTCATGGTCTCAATAGCCAGTAATACTTTCATACCCACTTATGATGGAAACATGGCAAAAGTTGTGGAAGGTCACCGCCG gtatcttgggttcaaaaagacaATCCTGCTGGATCGAAAAAGACTTGTCGAGTTACTGGATTTGCATCAAAATGGGACACTTACTTGGAACGAGTTTGCAGTTGCTGTTCAAGCAGCACATGAGAAAAGGATGGGACAGCCAATGCGCCGTAGGGTTATAGCAGATAAGCCAAAGGAGGAAGATTATTTTTATGCAAACCCTCAAGAGTGTCTTTGCGAGGGAACAAATTGTGATGATTTGCTAGGCCCTAGTAACTCAAGTACAGTACAGTGA
- the LOC110673266 gene encoding vesicle transport v-SNARE 12, protein MSDVFEGYERQYCELSANLSRKCNSTSLLSDGEEKKVKISEIKSGLDDCDVLIRKMDLEARSLQPNVKAMLLAKLREYKSDLNKLKREFKRITSGNADQAAREDLLEAGMADANAVSADQRERLSMSVERLNQSGDRIKESRRTMLETEELGVSILEDLHQQRQTLLHAHNKLHGVDDAIDKSKKVLSSMSRRITRNKWIVGSVIAALVLAIIFIISFKVSHH, encoded by the exons ATGAGTGATGTCTTCGAAGGATACGAGCGCCAGTACTGCGAACTCTCTGCAAATCTCTCCCGTAAATGCAACTCCACTTCTCTTCTTTCCGATGGAG AGGAGAAGAAGGTGAAGATCTCCGAGATAAAATCTGGACTGGATGATTGTGATGTGTTG ATTCGGAAAATGGACCTTGAGGCGAGAAGTCTACAGCCGAATGTGAAGGCTATGCTTCTTGCCAAATTAAGGGAATATAAGTCTGATCTGAATAAGTTGAAGAGGGAGTTTAAGAGAATAACGTCTGGTAATGCTGATCAGGCTGCCCGTGAAGATTTGTTAGAGGCCGGAATGGCCGATGCAAACGCG GTTTCTGCAGATCAGAGAGAGAGATTGTCTATGTCAGTAGAGAGACTAAACCAGTCTGGTGACAGGATTAAGGAGAGTAGAAGAACAATGCTGGAGACAGAAGAGCTTGGTGTTTCAATTCTTGAAGATTTGCATCAGCAGCGCCAAACTCTCCTACATGCTCATAATAAG CTTCATGGAGTAGATGATGCCATTGACAAAAGTAAGAAAGTCTTGTCATCGATGTCAAGAAGAATAACCAGAAACAAGTGGATTGTTGGCTCAGTGATCGCTGCTCTTGTGCTCGCAATTATCTTTATTATCTCATTCAAGGTTTCTCATCACTAA
- the LOC110673246 gene encoding serine/threonine-protein kinase VIK: protein MSSGNSSSSAGDSALPPAELGPSPTSATKQKEKARVSRTSMILWHAHQNDASAVRKLLEEDPSLVHARDYDNRTPLHVASLHGWIDVAKCLIEFGADVNAQDRWKNTPLADAEGAKKYGMIELLKSHGGLSYGQSGSHFEPKPVPPPLPNKCDWELDPSELDFSNSAIIGKGSFGEILKAYWRGTPVAVKRILPSLSDDRLVIQDFRHEVNLLVKLRHPNIVQFLGAVTEKKPLMLITEYLRGGDLHQYLKEKGALSPSTAINFALDIARGMTYLHNEPNVIIHRDLKPRNVLLVNSNADHLKVGDFGLSKLIKVQNSHDVYKMTGETGSYRYMAPEVLKHRKYDKKVDVFSFAMILYEMLEGEPPLAHYEPYEAAKLVAEGHRPTFRAKGFTPELRELTDQCWAADMNRRPSFLDILKRLEKIKETLPADHHWSIFNA from the exons ATGAGCTCCGGTAATTCCTCCTCCTCCGCTGGAGATTCTGCGTTGCCGCCAGCCGAGCTAGGACCCTCACCAACGTCTGCGACCAAGCAAAAGGAGAAGGCCAGAGTCAGCAGAACTTCAATGATATTGTGGCACGCTCACCAAAACGACGCTTCCGCTGTCCGGAAGCTTCTTGAGGAGGATCCATCGCTCGTCCACGCTAGGGATTACGATAATCGAACTCCTCTCCACGTTGCCTCGCTCCATGGATGGATCGACGTTGCCAAGTGTTTGATTGAGTTTGGCGCTGATGTCAACGCCCAGGATAGATGGAAGAATACG CCTTTAGCTGATGCAGAAGGAGCTAAAAAGTATGGCATGATTGAGCTCTTAAAATCACATGGTGGTTTGTCCTAT GGCCAAAGTGGAAGCCATTTTGAGCCAAAGCCTGTTCCACCACCCCTGCCAAACAAGTGTGACTGGGAATTAGACCCATCAGAGCTCGATTTTTCAAACTCAGCAATTATCGGAAAG GGATCTTTTGGGGAGATTTTGAAAGCCTATTGGCGTGGAACACCCGTAGCTGTCAAGCGCATTCTTCCATCCCTTTCAGATGATAGATTGGTGAT TCAGGACTTCAGGCATGAGGTTAATTTGCTAGTGAAGCTTCGCCATCCAAATATAGTCCAATTTCTAGGAGCTGTCACTGAGAAGAAGCCTCTTATGTTGATCACTGAGTATTTACGAGGG GGTGATCTTCATCAGTACCTCAAGGAAAAGGGTGCACTAAGTCCTTCAACAGCCATAAACTTCGCATTGGATATTGCCAG AGGCATGACTTATCTTCACAATGAGCCTAATGTCATTATCCACAGAGACCTAAAACCAAG GAATGTTCTTTTAGTCAACTCCAATGCTGACCATTTGAAAGTTGGGGATTTTGGACTAAGCAAGCTCATCAAGGTTCAGAATTCTCATGATGTTTACAAAATGACTGGCGAGACAGGAAGCT ATCGGTATATGGCTCCTGAAGTTTTGAAGCACAGGAAATATGATAAGAAGGTTGATGTTTTCTCTTTTGCGATGATATTGTATGAG ATGCTGGAAGGTGAACCACCACTAGCACATTATGAACCTTATGAAGCAGCTAAGCTTGTGGCAGAGGGGCACAGGCCAACATTTCGTGCCAAAGGATTTACCCCTGAACTGAGAGA ATTAACAGATCAGTGTTGGGCCGCAGATATGAACAGAAGACCTTCCTTTTTGGATATTCTCAAGAGGCTTGAAAAGATTAAGGAAACTTTACCTGCAGATCATCATTGGAGCATATTCAATGCATAA
- the LOC110673257 gene encoding uncharacterized protein LOC110673257 gives MDSLASVSPSMVLPPSNPLHLRRRLLLTSSSFSSRSHRLLPRLSSSFALSNCSGPSRRRRWRQVSCKFTDDGAKHPEESEEDDGREDAERALHLDGTIPGSSNEFVKQVSSRAYDMRRHLQQSFDSSSYDVLEANPWREASKPVYVLTHRENQLCTMKTRRNRSEVERELGLLFSKGGKWRSGRGNQAKQSRTGAKFRMLVEDIQEGVLVFEDENEAARYCDLLQGGGKGCEGVAEIEASSVFDLCHKMRALAVLFRRGRTPPLPQSLELNLRARKRSLEDQEELM, from the exons ATGGATTCACTTGCATCAGTTTCTCCTTCCATGGTTCTCCCTCCCAGTAATCCCCTCCATCTCCGACGTCGTCTACTCCTTACCTCCTCTTCTTTCTCATCTCGTAGCCACCGTCTTCTTCCCCGCCTTTCCTCTTCGTTTGCTTTATCCAATTGTTCTGGTCCTTCGAGGAGGAGAAGATGGAGACAAGTTTCGTGTAAATTTACCGATGATGGGGCTAAACATCCCGAAGAATCGGAAGAAGATGATGGACGAGAAGACGCGGAGAGAGCGCTTCACTTGGATGGCACCATTCCTGGGTCTTCCAATGAGTTCGTCAAGCAGGTGTCTTCCCGTGCTTATGATATGCGAAGACATCTTCAACAATCGTTTGATAGCAGCAGCTATGATG TATTGGAGGCCAACCCATGGAGAGAAGCCTCAAAGCCTGTATATGTACTAACCCACAGAGAAAACCAGTTGTGCACAATGAAAACTCGAAGAAATCGCAG CGAAGTTGAGAGGGAGCTTGGGCTACTATTTTCCAAAGGAGGAAAATGGAGGTCTGGAAGGGGAAATCAGGCTAAACAATCCAGAACAGGTGCAAAGTTCCGGATGCTTGTGGAAGATATTCAGGAGGGCGTGCTT GTATTTGAAGATGAGAATGAAGCTGCAAGATATTGTGATTTACTGCAAGGAGGAGGTAAAGGTTGTGAAGGTGTTGCAGAAATTGAAGCCTCATCA GTATTTGATCTTTGCCATAAGATGAGGGCTCTGGCTGTTCTATTCCGAAGGGGGAGGACACCTCCTCTACCTCAAAGCCTTGAGCTTAACTTGAGAGCTCGGAAGCGGTCCCTCGAAGACCAAGAGGAATTGATGTGA
- the LOC110673237 gene encoding transmembrane emp24 domain-containing protein p24delta9, whose product MAILQVSVIAIITLLGILSSTSQSLRFELQSGHTKCISEDIKSNSMTVGKYSIVNPHEGQPLPESHKLTARVTSSYGNSYHYADHVGSGQFAFTAAEAGDYMVCFWAADHKPEVTLTVDFDWKTGVAAKDWTNVAKKGSIDLMELELKKMHDTVISIQEEMYYLREREEEMQELNRATSSRMGWFSFLSLLICLSVAGLQVWHLKTFFQKKKLI is encoded by the exons ATGGCTATATTACAGGTTTCTGTTATTGCAATAATAACACTCCTTGGAATTTTATCCTCTACATCACAATCCCTTCGATTCGAGCTGCAATCTGGGCACACCAAGTGCATTTCAGAGGATATTAAAAGCAATTCCATGACTGTTGGCAAGTATAGCATCGTTAACCCCCACGAAGGCCAGCCTTTGCCGGAGTCCCACAAGCTCACCGCCAGG GTGACGTCGAGTTATGGGAATAGTTATCACTATGCGGACCATGTGGGATCGGGGCAGTTCGCGTTTACGGCGGCGGAGGCCGGGGATTACATGGTATGTTTCTGGGCGGCAGATCACAAGCCCGAAGTTACGTTGACTGTAGATTTTGATTGGAAGACTGGTGTGGCTGCTAAGGACTGGACTAATGTTGCCAAGAAAGGCTCTATTGAT TTGATGGAATTAGAGCTGAAGAAGATGCATGATACGGTTATATCTATTCAGGAGGAGATGTATTATCTCCGTGAaag GGAAGAAGAAATGCAAGAGTTGAATCGAGCTACTAGCTCAAGAATGGGCTGGTTCAGTTTTCTTTCACTTCTTATTTGTCTATCAGTGGCAGGCTTGCAAGTATGGCACCTGAAGACCTTTTTCCAGAAAAAGAAGCTcatttaa